The proteins below come from a single Tachypleus tridentatus isolate NWPU-2018 chromosome 13, ASM421037v1, whole genome shotgun sequence genomic window:
- the Ppcs gene encoding phosphopantothenoylcysteine synthetase isoform X2: MAAFSLEEFYRENPEPRNISSVRNEINEFCEKHRREQLPVVLVTSGGTTVPLEHNTVRYIDNFSAGTRGAASTEYFLTHGYAVIFLHRSQSLEPFTRHFPSSSLLEILHIAHDHHGNSCIADKVKDLLPVLQAYQTTRTSGKLLILSFTTLSEYLHMLRVAAEALQPLGRKALLYLAAAVSDFYVPHENMAVHKIHSAEGPLNLQLQLVPKLLQPLVRFWVPDAFVTSFKLETDEDILLDKAYQALQKYGHKLVIANQLHNRKQKVVLVSQDKQVPIVMTDEELKQGKEIEEKIVLELTSSHATFLHETA, encoded by the exons ATGGCAGCGTTCAGTTTGGAAGAATTTTATCGTGAGAATCCTGAACCAAGAAATATATCCTCTGTCAGAAATGAAATTAATGAGTTTTGTGAAAAACATAGAAGAGAACAGTTACCCGTAGTACTTGTAACG tCTGGTGGAACAACTGTGCCCTTAGAACATAACACTGTAAGATACATAGACAACTTTAGTGCTGGCACCAGAGGAGCTGCTTCTACCGA atattttttaactCATGGCTATGCGGTAATATTTTTACACCGCAGCCAGAGCCTGGAACCTTTCACTCGACATTTTCCCTCATCTTCTCTTCTCGAGATACTCCATATTGCTCACGATCATCATGGAAATTCTTGCATTGCTG ATAAGGTCAAGGATCTACTTCCAGTGTTACAAGCTTATCAGACAACAAGAACCTCTGGAAAACTTTTGATTCTATCTTTCACTACCTTATCTGAATATCTGCACATGTTACGTGTAGCAGCCGAAGCACTCCAACCACTAGGACGTAAGGCACTGCTCTATCTTGCTGCAGCAGTCTCAGACTTCTATGTTCCTCATGAAAATATG gCTGTCCATAAAATCCATTCAGCAGAGGGGCCACTTAACCTCCAACTTCAGTTGGTTCCCAAACTTTTGCAGCCCCTTGTTCGTTTCTGGGTTCCTGATGCTTTTGTAACCTCTTTTAAA TTGGAGACCGACGAAGATATCCTCTTAGATAAAGCTTATCAGGCACTGCAGAAATATGGACACAAG TTGGTTATAGCAAATCAGCTTCACAACAGGAAGCAGAAAGTTGTTCTGGTTTCTCAGGATAAACAAGTTCCGATTGTTATGACTGACGAAGAGCTGAAACAGGGAAAggaaattgaagaaaaaattgttttagaGCTGACATCATCACATGCTACGTTCCTGCATGAAACAGCATAA
- the Ppcs gene encoding phosphopantothenoylcysteine synthetase isoform X1, whose amino-acid sequence MAAFSLEEFYRENPEPRNISSVRNEINEFCEKHRREQLPVVLVTSGGTTVPLEHNTVRYIDNFSAGTRGAASTEYFLTHGYAVIFLHRSQSLEPFTRHFPSSSLLEILHIAHDHHGNSCIAVAPDKVKDLLPVLQAYQTTRTSGKLLILSFTTLSEYLHMLRVAAEALQPLGRKALLYLAAAVSDFYVPHENMAVHKIHSAEGPLNLQLQLVPKLLQPLVRFWVPDAFVTSFKLETDEDILLDKAYQALQKYGHKLVIANQLHNRKQKVVLVSQDKQVPIVMTDEELKQGKEIEEKIVLELTSSHATFLHETA is encoded by the exons ATGGCAGCGTTCAGTTTGGAAGAATTTTATCGTGAGAATCCTGAACCAAGAAATATATCCTCTGTCAGAAATGAAATTAATGAGTTTTGTGAAAAACATAGAAGAGAACAGTTACCCGTAGTACTTGTAACG tCTGGTGGAACAACTGTGCCCTTAGAACATAACACTGTAAGATACATAGACAACTTTAGTGCTGGCACCAGAGGAGCTGCTTCTACCGA atattttttaactCATGGCTATGCGGTAATATTTTTACACCGCAGCCAGAGCCTGGAACCTTTCACTCGACATTTTCCCTCATCTTCTCTTCTCGAGATACTCCATATTGCTCACGATCATCATGGAAATTCTTGCATTGCTG TGGCTCCAGATAAGGTCAAGGATCTACTTCCAGTGTTACAAGCTTATCAGACAACAAGAACCTCTGGAAAACTTTTGATTCTATCTTTCACTACCTTATCTGAATATCTGCACATGTTACGTGTAGCAGCCGAAGCACTCCAACCACTAGGACGTAAGGCACTGCTCTATCTTGCTGCAGCAGTCTCAGACTTCTATGTTCCTCATGAAAATATG gCTGTCCATAAAATCCATTCAGCAGAGGGGCCACTTAACCTCCAACTTCAGTTGGTTCCCAAACTTTTGCAGCCCCTTGTTCGTTTCTGGGTTCCTGATGCTTTTGTAACCTCTTTTAAA TTGGAGACCGACGAAGATATCCTCTTAGATAAAGCTTATCAGGCACTGCAGAAATATGGACACAAG TTGGTTATAGCAAATCAGCTTCACAACAGGAAGCAGAAAGTTGTTCTGGTTTCTCAGGATAAACAAGTTCCGATTGTTATGACTGACGAAGAGCTGAAACAGGGAAAggaaattgaagaaaaaattgttttagaGCTGACATCATCACATGCTACGTTCCTGCATGAAACAGCATAA
- the Ppcs gene encoding phosphopantothenoylcysteine synthetase isoform X3 — MAAFSLEEFYRENPEPRNISSVRNEINEFCEKHRREQLPVVLVTSGGTTVPLEHNTVRYIDNFSAGTRGAASTEYFLTHGYAVIFLHRSQSLEPFTRHFPSSSLLEILHIAHDHHGNSCIAVAPDKVKDLLPVLQAYQTTRTSGKLLILSFTTLSEYLHMLRVAAEALQPLGRKALLYLAAAVSDFYVPHENMLETDEDILLDKAYQALQKYGHKLVIANQLHNRKQKVVLVSQDKQVPIVMTDEELKQGKEIEEKIVLELTSSHATFLHETA; from the exons ATGGCAGCGTTCAGTTTGGAAGAATTTTATCGTGAGAATCCTGAACCAAGAAATATATCCTCTGTCAGAAATGAAATTAATGAGTTTTGTGAAAAACATAGAAGAGAACAGTTACCCGTAGTACTTGTAACG tCTGGTGGAACAACTGTGCCCTTAGAACATAACACTGTAAGATACATAGACAACTTTAGTGCTGGCACCAGAGGAGCTGCTTCTACCGA atattttttaactCATGGCTATGCGGTAATATTTTTACACCGCAGCCAGAGCCTGGAACCTTTCACTCGACATTTTCCCTCATCTTCTCTTCTCGAGATACTCCATATTGCTCACGATCATCATGGAAATTCTTGCATTGCTG TGGCTCCAGATAAGGTCAAGGATCTACTTCCAGTGTTACAAGCTTATCAGACAACAAGAACCTCTGGAAAACTTTTGATTCTATCTTTCACTACCTTATCTGAATATCTGCACATGTTACGTGTAGCAGCCGAAGCACTCCAACCACTAGGACGTAAGGCACTGCTCTATCTTGCTGCAGCAGTCTCAGACTTCTATGTTCCTCATGAAAATATG TTGGAGACCGACGAAGATATCCTCTTAGATAAAGCTTATCAGGCACTGCAGAAATATGGACACAAG TTGGTTATAGCAAATCAGCTTCACAACAGGAAGCAGAAAGTTGTTCTGGTTTCTCAGGATAAACAAGTTCCGATTGTTATGACTGACGAAGAGCTGAAACAGGGAAAggaaattgaagaaaaaattgttttagaGCTGACATCATCACATGCTACGTTCCTGCATGAAACAGCATAA